The DNA sequence TCACCTTCTCTGAACAATGGAGCTTTTTTAACATCACGATCTTCTTCATATTTCACAACAATGTCCTCCTCCTCGAATGCTGGATTGTACACGGCATTAAGGTCGAAGCTCGAAACCCGTTTCTCGAGGAATATATCAGGCGGAAGTGCGCAAACCCTTTTCTTCGCCGGCAAGGAATAAGCAGAGTCACCGGCAACGTCGTAAGAATTGGGAAGAAGATGAGGTGGGTCCCGAGTCTCCTTGCGCTTTTTGGCCGGGAGAGATAAGGGAGCGGCCATAATCAGTTGATCTCGTAGCTTCTGTTGTTGGTGAATGAGTCTGAATCTTTTGTGTGGAGGCAAGCCATGGAGTTCTGAATCCATTTTTGGTTGCTGTAGTTGAGGATTGGAAAGGAAGAGGTTGGATTAGATTGGGATTATTAGGGCTTTGGAAATTAATGTGTTCTGTaagaaattttgaagggttTATTTTTGGCGGGGAATGGGAAGTGAGAATGAAAGTATTAGCGATAGACATTTTTATCTTATTGGGTGGGAACTAGAAGGAAGGGAGTTGAAGAAGCCCGCAAAAaccaaaattttcaaaagtcagttttccaaaaatatttagaaaaattaaaaacgaaagtgaaaatgaaaatgaaaggaATAGGCCCCGCCCATTTTTATGAAGTTGGATTATTTAGGCGGGTGGGGAGGGCGGGGAATCTTCTTTCGTTTTATTTGTTGCCACATCGGATTGGAGGGGTATCACAGTTTCAGTGGCTCACTTTGTTCAttcattcatttttattttttaaatggcattccttcatttatttatttatttaacaataataaaaaaaaaatagagataaatacaTCCTAacaacaaaatgaaaaaaaatattgatctACTATGAGCGTGTTTTTTAGAATTGCCTGctatattgtattattatttgaaaaatgttGCCCCTATTTCCCTTTTTTTTCGTCCAATTTTTATAGTTATACAACATGGTACTCTATTACAATAATTACAATACTACAAATAATACAGTATACACCCACAATGTGATACAAATATGGACAACTCATATTATacggtgattctacaatgcaccctcttaaaagggatgtactgatacATCTTTAACTTGTTTCGGTATCCAGAAAAagtttttagtctaattttttttcatattcatgtacgttatagctatttaagataacttataaaattttgagaaattctgaataatttacaatatagaaaacaatgttcaaacagtctattttacacgcgtataaaataaaatagtcacgcgtgcaacacattgtttgaacgtagttttcggcgtgttaaacttttccaaattttttaaaattttacaggatgtcttaaataactataacgtacatgaccatgaaaaaaattttgactaaaaaattatttcgggtgcTAAAACAGACAAGGATGTATCAATGTATCCATTTTAAagaggtgcattgtagaatttttctatattatattaattaaagcgTAAATTTTTTGGATATATGACTAAGTACACTATAGAAAAACAGTTTTAGATAAATGTGTCGACACGTTTTCAACACGATATATTTATGGTGAACAtgaatataatacaattattagtCATAAATGTGTCAAGACTTTAAACACGAGCACGATACAATTTCTTAACAGATCACACGACACAATACGATAACACGTTTAATAAATGTGTTATGAccaaaacttaaaaatttcatGTTTAAAATGCACAAGTAAAAATGTTGATACAACATAAATTGACAcgattaatatatttatataaacacAAATATTAGTCATAAATATAtagtattaatttattattatgttttagtaagaaaattacaaagaaaaaaaagtgttttatggaatttttttcaattaacatagcaaaaaaattaagaaaatttatatttctttttatagTGTAACTATCAAGCTATTAATATAATGTGTAAGACGTGTTCACTCGAAAATGAAGCGAGCCCTAACTCTTAGCACACCTACAACCAATGTGAAGTGAGAATTTGAGTCTCATAGGCTCAATTCCAATAAGGGTGACATTCTACCAATCCCTCGTTTGCGGGCTTGGCGGGAGCTTTGAGTTTGTTAAACTAAGGTTAGAGTTTCGAGCCTAGCCCCCATGCTATATTATATTTGTACTGTACATATATTATTACCTTAATTAGAGTTTTGCCCGATGCTACTTAATCCAACACCCTAATTTAATCAACTCTCACCATATACTTAAGATCAAAAATAAATCTCCTTTAAAAGATACACTATTTACTCTTGATTTTGTAAACCCTTCTATTAATAAGCACGCATGCAGTCTTCTTTACTCATTGCTATCTTAGATATAAGCAAATAAATTTTGCTGAATACCTAAATTTGTTTCTCTTGTTTGGGTTTCTATTCACTCTTATTGTGCACTGCCGATAGCTTCGCTATGTAATGCCAGTAATGTTAGCTAAGCCTACAACAAAGAACGTTGGATTTAGATAAAATAGAAcacataaataattaatcaaaCAAGGCCCTTATTATTACATTTGGCTTGCTAGCAAGCATGTCTCTCCAAGAACAAGACAAAAATGCCTAACAATAACAGCTTTTATTTAGAAGAAAAGCAGCATAAAGGACAAGCATTGATTTAATTCCAGTAGTTCAAACGAGTGGTACTAGTAAATTTCGGAGTTGAGCCTTGATCTAAATTTCTACATGGACATGTTAATCATGGTTTTGGGAAGGTGCACTCCGTCTCCAAACTCCAGCCAAGGCACTACCCAATATTGAATGACAGACACTTGAAACAGCACATGGCACTGCTGTCAAAGGATTTCCGAAGTGCTGAGTGGCCAGAACAACTCCAAGGACCGAGTTCTGCACATTAGATACTTCATCATAAGAATTACAAATAAACCGCAAGAAAAAACAGTAGTATGAGAATTAACTGCGCAAGCAACACAGAGAAAGCATAAAAGGATCTGGTTGAACCATGAATTAGTGGAGTTATGCTAACCTGCATGCCAACTTCAATGGAGATAGTCCGAGATGATGCCACATCAATCCCAAGTATCCTTGCAAGTATGTACCCAAAGAAGAAACCAGAAATGTGAAGAAGAGAGCAAGCTATCACTACTTGAAGGCCAGATTGGAGGATTGCAGAAGAGCTCTGGGCAATGGCATGTCCACATAGAACGGCTACAGTTGCCACAGCAATGGGTGGCATCACAGGGGAAAATATTTTAACTATGCCCTGGAAGTACTGGTTTAGAAATGCACCAGCCAATACAGGAAGTAGCACAACCTGGTTCAaagttcaaaattcatacaatgAAATCGATGCAAACTATGGTTTAACTATGTAGCACACGTCCAGTACCAAAAGCTCTTACCTCGAGTGTTGAGAATAGTAGTTTAGAGGCATCTACAGCAACATATTGCCCAGCAAGTTTGGCTGTCAGAAAGGGGGTCATTATCTGCAACAGAAAGGTTTAAAAATAGGGTTAGTTAATCAAAAAATAAGGAAAGTGAAATAAACTTAGGAAGAGGGTTTTGGTTGCAGATCAGATGCCAGGATTGAATGATGCATGAACTAAACCAATTTGAAACAGAAATGCAGTTTGTTGAAAGGAAACAGTTGAATAAGTAAAACAGTTTTGTAATTGAGAAAGGGCGTTATAATTTAAGGCAAGAGGACAAAAGAAAATGATGCTGCTTTGATGTGAAGGGTGAAAATGAACTATACTTTGTAGAAGGTGTTCACAACATCAGATTGGCTTGGTACTATATAAGTTGATAAATCTATAACTCTTTTTCTTCATAACCATAGTTTTGTTGAAGATACACTAATGAAAAGGTTATAATATGCAAATGTCCTAGATGAACATAAAAGTTCCTATGTAAATGAAGGTATGTTGAATTGCAACAATCTAAGAATCAAGGAAAAGAAGATACTGCAAGAAAAGATATCAAAAGTTGGTTTACCAACCACAGCTGTTATAGTGCTAGCTGCTGTCATTAAAACTGAGAGTGCCACATTTCCACTGAAAAAACAGATTGGTCACTAAATCTTCTTGTTGGAGAAACTTATATTTGATGATGAAATTAATGCTATATCTGAGAGTTCACTTACCGAGCAATATAAGTGACAATGTTACTAGCTGTACCTGAAACCATTCACCCAAACGTAGATAAATAAACAGGGTAGTAAGAGAAGTATTGGAATAACAAAATAAGAAAGACAAGGGGGTATACCGCCTGGGCAGCAACCGACCAATATTAAACCAGCTGCATAATGGGATGGCAGGTTCAAAAGCTTGCTCACAAAATAGCCAGATAATGGCATCACCTGCAACAAGTTACAAATGCTTTTTCTATTTGAATAATCTCACTAATAACGTACTGAAACAAAGATCCACTTACTTAATTTagcattttatcattttttgaaaaaaaataaaggcaCATCTCAATATATGATCAAAACccattaagaaaaatttcataacAGTAAATGACACTAACTATTTAAAACccattaagaaaaatttcataatAGTAAATGACACTAACTATTAAAAACccattaagaaaaatttcttaACAGTAAATGACACTAACTATTTAAAACccattaagaaaaatttcataatAGTAAATGACACTAACTATTTAAAACATAACAGAACTCACAGAGTATTGGAGAAAGAAACCAGCTAGTAATTCCTTAGGCATAGCCAACGCACCACGAAGATCATCGAGAGTGAGTGTCATGCCCATCCCAAGCATAGTCACTATTAAACCAGCAACTGTCCATTTAGGCCGAACCCAGTTAAAGGAACTCGGTTTTAAAAGCCCTAATAAACATCCCAAGGCGACCCATAACGGAAACGCTGTCGAAACGGCCTCCCCGATAAGCTCAAACCATTCCCTTAAACTTCGTTTCGCACCGGCGCTATTATTATGGCTAGACGAAATGCCGCAACGAACTGGAGACAATTCGAAGCTCCTTTTCTTTCTAAATGTCGTACTCGGGACTAGATTACAACACAGCTCATCCTTCTGTACGAATGACACCGATGGATATCTAAAATCGAATCGAGAAGAAGAACAAGAAAGAGATGATCTAGTGGAGAGAAGAGAGGAGCACTGAGTAAAGGGAAGCGTAGCTCTTTTGAGTGAATGGGTAGTGATAATGGCTTTTGGGTTTTCTCCAAATTTGATGGGTCTAATGCCATTAGAGAAGGAAAGTGAAGACTGCATTGTTATTTCTTCTCTTTACTGACCAGTAATCTTCTCAGTTCTCACCATAGCCAGATTCATCTGGCCATGAATCttgtgttagagattttataacaatggaagaaaatcaagatttattacaactctattgtaaaataatacaaggactaaaataagagattgattaaatatatgttacaatacatatatatacactatatatatcacatatatatatgaaaggtagaagagaagattacaacacatgtaatataatatatatatataacaagagaataatatatgtatatatataaatactcactcacaaccttgagtgtagattagtggggatcaccatgacttgaacaaggtattacacctttgtccaaaaccTTATTTctcctatctctaagcactaagggaactctctaggaaatagctttgggaataatcaagccttttagggttttctagcaaagtgctttcttgatagaaaacttcatctcttacaaatgagcaccaaagacctccttttataatgtataggtgatcacttagaattcaaaatacacaacactcatttctctcatataaatgagtattaatatagtttgtaacaactatatttcataccatttgaatcctatcatcaaattgtgtaacaacctttttattacactaataatgtgtgatcaacacatgagttacaagtgacaacaaattgtaactcctctccaagttacaacatgtaggttacaaaagtgtaggttataaaatcataggttacacatttatttaccatacacttaatatatattattcacatatatttatcacattttaatctactttattattatattataaaataatataacaatcccccactagattaaaatgtgtgacacacttgtaacacacttgtaacatttatttaatcaatcaaaatattatatcaaaatataacattcccccactttgattgaataaatatacacttttaaagaagtcttgcttaggtgcattaggtaaaatgtctttcgacttgaattttaccttagtgtagttaccacaaagtttgatgaaattttggttgccgtagcattgaaccactatccctttaatacaaaccggtgataacacacacaccctcgctaatgctcacttgagaccgcatgtctcgctcttgcaccgttaatggccatgtgcaaaattccaattcatggactctctagagaataactcccaattctcataagaggcggcaccacctctagtccatataggtggagttttagtgtctcaccactctttagacacttcttaagcttaagtgagttttcttaagcttaagctccattaaaaaacattttggttttaaccctcaattttcacaacatgtactcatccatagatgggacaattgagtaccatattcactctattgacttgttagtacctattgaacttaagactagatgtttactagtgttaagataggttaccatcaatgagcaaaacactaagggagtttaggtcccatccctcgaaaattcatgctttaatcttgtacggagattaagcgatttgttataacctctcaatattgattccatgtgaatcatgcatgccaaaatatagtgttcactttgtgaccacttttctccttaagtacttaagctttgaaaattcaatcataaaagattaattttcactcaactcaaattctcaataattttgataccaagcatatcaaaaatacactaatttagacaccaaatatgtctaaattctcattttttaattttagacacCAAGTATGTCTAAACTCTCTCATATTGGAGTATGCACCCCCACATtttcacatttcattatcaagacaatatcttgattttaaaatatagaagactactttgtctctataattttttttttttttttttaaatttttttttttcttcttgaaattatttttaccaaaacTTTGACACTAAATATGTCAATATTTTCACTTATGCACATagccaaacttgatttagaatttgaattcaaaatcaaataaattaatcaataatgtctcaacacattttgattaaatttgtggctcacccccacatttttaccataaagtgtatataaaatatcacttttgtgtatttttctcttcaaatgactctttaaggccactttaaaaataccatttgacatttttagttttctcaacaaaactaaaatatcaaacgtacattactactcataaaataatgtgattatttttactcataattttaaggttatctccttattgagattagcccaaaattataccaaagttaacaaaattctcatcaattttgttcaccactttgattatttaagattcaaaattgcttctccaattttgttatcttttcacaatttttttttttttttttttttttttgaaacaacaTTGACTCACTTTATTTTTGAGTCTAAAATTGTTTTTCCAATTTATgactcatttcacaagtttggatccCCTTTTAATCTATTGTTCTTGCTAAGACAAGACAATTCTcataagtgtaactctcatagtccacttttccttatctcataatatgagatgattatctcttataatccaataaaacatgtaacttctcaaaatccatcttttattatctcataaagtgagatgttcaccACCAAATTGAATAAGAATTCAAATctattctttattcacaaaatagatgataataattttcacatcaatagtaataaacactattatattactatcaacattattatcatactatataactcatacattaatataatatgtatgttactaatcaacatcttatatgtaacatacacataatgtcaatattaaattcacaaatatatatgttacatatctcatataaatataacatatatactataatatacatatcatatacacataatatatatatttattacacagctatatatgttacatacctcacacatatataacatatatatacacattaatatacatgatatatattatatacacatatataac is a window from the Cannabis sativa cultivar Pink pepper isolate KNU-18-1 chromosome 1, ASM2916894v1, whole genome shotgun sequence genome containing:
- the LOC115707450 gene encoding probable sodium/metabolite cotransporter BASS1, chloroplastic; this encodes MQSSLSFSNGIRPIKFGENPKAIITTHSLKRATLPFTQCSSLLSTRSSLSCSSSRFDFRYPSVSFVQKDELCCNLVPSTTFRKKRSFELSPVRCGISSSHNNSAGAKRSLREWFELIGEAVSTAFPLWVALGCLLGLLKPSSFNWVRPKWTVAGLIVTMLGMGMTLTLDDLRGALAMPKELLAGFFLQYSVMPLSGYFVSKLLNLPSHYAAGLILVGCCPGGTASNIVTYIARGNVALSVLMTAASTITAVIMTPFLTAKLAGQYVAVDASKLLFSTLEVVLLPVLAGAFLNQYFQGIVKIFSPVMPPIAVATVAVLCGHAIAQSSSAILQSGLQVVIACSLLHISGFFFGYILARILGIDVASSRTISIEVGMQNSVLGVVLATQHFGNPLTAVPCAVSSVCHSILGSALAGVWRRSAPSQNHD